Proteins from a genomic interval of Rosa chinensis cultivar Old Blush chromosome 2, RchiOBHm-V2, whole genome shotgun sequence:
- the LOC112187194 gene encoding protein ALTERED PHOSPHATE STARVATION RESPONSE 1 yields MGCCYSKIERQEMVSRCKSRKRYMKQLVKARQAWSASHSMYLRSLRSTGAALLQFSNAETTLHHQHHPTHPTQHQSHHLNNHTHHSPPPPQTPQTPLQPPPPPPRSPSSETTWTSTASTAMPPPPPPPPSSTWDFWDPFVPASSRSVTEEEWEATTTASEAVVTTVTGAASTVAPPSVVSGFSKDSEASSMAMVVSRNAKDLVEIIKELDEYFLKAADAGGHLSFLLEVPTPGFSSQIKGGKVYNHGCNLSTPSTWTWGSSPKLNGFGKMGCDEMVLSHLGSEIGTDGVVHSSHCSTVERLYAWEKKLFQEVKEAETIKTEHEKRVSTLKKLEMKRAADYVKTEKTKKEVERLESQMMVSSQAIETTSAEIIKIRDTELYPQLLELVKGLMCMWRTMYECHQVQKHIVQQLKYLNTIPSTEPTSEIHRQSTLQLEVHVQQWHQSFCNLVRAQCDYIQSLTGWLRLSLFQFRRNPLPRTSQESRIYTFCEEWHHAVDRIPDKVASEGIKSFLTVVHAIVVQQAEENKQKKKSESAFKELERKSSQLRSLESKHGPFSMLDSSSTTAKNPVADKRAKVENSRVKAEEEKSKHEKFVSVTRSMTINNLQMGFPHVFESMVGFSSVCMQAFESLYNQAKSIDQELDVKRLLN; encoded by the exons ATGGGTTGTTGTTACTCGAAAATCGAGAGACAAGAAATGGTGTCGAGATGTAAATCGAGAAAGAGGTACATGAAGCAGTTGGTCAAGGCAAGACAAGCTTGGTCGGCTTCACACTCCATGTACCTACGATCTCTCCGAAGCACAGGTGCTGCTCTGCTCCAATTTTCAAATGCCGAAACTACCCTCCACCACCAGCACCACCCCACCCACCCAACCCAACACCAGTCCCACCACCTCAACAACCACACCCACCACTCGCCGCCGCCGCCTCAAACCCCACAGACTCCGCTTCAACCGCCTCCGCCTCCTCCGCGGAGCCCAAGCTCCGAGACCACGTGGACCTCCACAGCCTCCACCGCCATGCCGCCgcctccgccgccgccgccgtcgTCCACGTGGGATTTCTGGGACCCTTTTGTGCCGGCTTCGTCTCGGTCGGTGACCGAGGAGGAATGGGAGGCTACGACCACCGCGTCGGAGGCGGTGGTTACGACTGTCACCGGGGCGGCAAGCACCGTGGCGCCGCCTTCTGTTGTTAGTGGGTTTTCGAAGGACAGTGAGGCTAGCTCGATGGCAATGGTGGTGTCCAGGAATGCTAAGGATCTGGTGGAGATCATTAAGGAGCTTGATGAGTATTTTCTTAAAGCTGCCGATGCGGGTGGCCATCTCTCGTTTCTCTTGGAAGTTCCCACTCCTGGATTTTCTTCTCAGATTAAAGGAG GTAAAGTATATAACcatggttgtaatttgagtacTCCATCTACATGGACATGGGGTTCGAGTCCTAAACTCAATGGTTTCGGGAAAATGGGTTGTGACGAAATGGTGTTAAGTCATTTAGGCAGTGAAATTGGGACTGATGGTGTGGTACATAGCAGCCATTGTTCTACTGTGGAGAGGCTCTATGCTTGGGAAAAGAAACTATTCCAGGAGGTCAAG GAGGCAGAGACAATAAAGACAGAGCATGAGAAGAGGGTGTCAACATTGAAGAAGTTAGAGATGAAGAGGGCAGCAGACTATGTGAAGACTGAGAAGACCAAGAAAGAGGTGGAAAGGTTGGAGTCACAAATGATGGTTTCTTCTCAGGCCATTGAGACAACTTCTGCTGAGATCATCAAGATAAGGGACACAGAGTTGTACCCTCAACTACTTGAGCTTGTCAAAGG ATTGATGTGTATGTGGAGAACCATGTATGAGTGCCACCAAGTCCAGAAGCATATAGTTCAGCAACTCAAATACCTTAACACCATACCATCTACTGAGCCCACGTCTGAGATTCACAGGCAATCAACTCTCCAGCTCGAGGTTCATGTCCAGCAATGGCACCAGTCCTTTTGCAACCTGGTCAGGGCTCAATGTGACTATATCCAGTCCCTTACAGGATGGCTCCGGCTTAGCCTCTTCCAGTTTAGGAGAAATCCTTTACCAAGAACAAGTCAAGAATCAAGAATTTACACGTTCTGTGAAGAATGGCACCATGCAGTTGATCGGATCCCAGACAAAGTAGCATCTGAAGGAATCAAGAGCTTTTTAACTGTAGTGCATGCCATTGTAGTTCAACAAGCCGaagaaaacaagcaaaaaaAGAAGTCAGAATCTGCGTTTAAAGAGCTCGAGAGGAAGTCAAGTCAACTTAGGTCACTTGAGTCCAAACATGGCCCTTTCTCAATGCTAGATTCCTCTAGCACTACTGCAAAGAACCCAGTCGCTGATAAGCGAGCAAAGGTGGAGAACTCGAGAGTAAAAGCAGAAGAGGAGAAGAGCAAGCATGAAAAGTTTGTGAGCGTGACAAGATCCATGACCATAAATAACTTGCAGATGGGGTTTCCACATGTGTTTGAGTCGATGGTAGGCTTTTCAAGTGTGTGTATGCAGGCGTTCGAGTCATTATATAACCAAGCCAAAAGCATTGATCAGGAGCTGGATGTTAAGAGGCTACTAAATTAA
- the LOC112183427 gene encoding L-ascorbate peroxidase 3, producing MAEPVVVDAQYLKEIEKARRDLRALISNRNCAPIMLRLAWHDAGTYNAETKTGGATGSIRNEHELGHAANSGLKIAVNFCEEVKAKHPKITYADLYQLAGVVAVEVTGGPTIEFVPGRKDSLESPEEGRLPDAKKGAPHLKDIFYRMGLSDKDIVALSGAHTLGRAHPERSGFDGPWTKEPLKFDNSYFVELLKGESEGLLKLPTDKALLDDPAFRPYVELYAKDEDAFFRDYAASQKKLSELGFTPPPSSLKEAEKTSVVVAQSAVGVAVAAAVVILGYLYEVHKRVK from the exons ATGGCGGAACCTGTCGTAGTAGACGCGCAGTACCTGAAAGAAATCGAGAAGGCTCGTCGGGACCTCCGCGCTCTCATCTCCAACCGCAACTGCGCTCCCATCATGCTTCGTCTGGC GTGGCACGATGCTGGAACTTACAACGCTGAAACGAAGACTGGAGGGGCAACTGGCTCCATCAGGAATGAGCATGAGTTGGGCCATGCAGCTAATAGTGGTTTGAAAATTGCTGTTAATTTTTGTg AGGAAGTGAAGGCCAAACATCCGAAAATCACATATGCTGACCTTTACCAG CTTGCTGGGGTTGTTGCAGTTGAGGTCACCGGAGGCCCTACTATTGAGTTTGTTCCCGGTAGGAAG GATTCATTGGAATCTCCTGAAGAAGGAAGGCTTCCAGATGCCAAAAAAG GTGCACCACATTTGAAGGACATCTTTTACCGCATGGGTCTGTCTGATAAGGACATTGTCGCACTGTCTGGAGCCCATACATTG GGTAGAGCACATCCAGAAAGGTCCGGCTTTGATGGCCCTTGGACAAAAGAGCCTCTGAAGTTTGACAATTCATACTTTGT GGAGCTACTGAAAGGAGAATCAGAGGGGCTGTTGAAACTACCCACAGACAAGGCTTTATTGGATGATCCTGCGTTCCGCCCCTACGTTGAACTTTATGCAAAG GATGAGGATGCATTTTTCAGAGACTATGCAGCATCACAGAAGAAACTGTCAGAGCTAGGCTTCACTCCACCTCCATCTAGTCTCAAGGAAGCTGAAAAGACTAGTGTCGTAGTGGCACAAAGTGCTGTGGGAGTTGCAGTGGCAGCTGCGGTGGTGATTCTGGGTTACTTATACGAAGTTCATAAAAGAGTCAAGTGA
- the LOC112183428 gene encoding L-ascorbate peroxidase 3 has translation MAALRSVKEKQLYLQEIERARQDLRALIYSKNCAPIMLRLAWHDAGTYDAFTKTGGPNGSIRNEEELKHSANNGLKIAVDLCEEVKAKHPKITYADLYQLAGVVAIEVTGGPPIDLVPGRKDSKQSPPEGRLPDAKLGASHLRDTFYRMGLSDQDIVVLSGGHTLGRAHQERSGFDGPWTKEPAKFDNSYFVELLKGESEGLMKLPTDKALVEDPGFHHYVELYANDKDAFFRDYAVSHKKLSELGFSPPSSGQKVGLALSIAAVLVLAVVWELTDPFLIWKQYNN, from the exons ATGGCGGCATTACGGTCTGTAAAGGAAAAGCAACTCTACCTCCAGGAAATTGAGAGGGCTCGCCAAGACCTTCGTGCTCTTATCTACAGCAAGAACTGCGCTCCTATCATGCTTCGTTTAGC GTGGCATGATGCTGGAACATATGATGCTTTTACAAAAACCGGAGGGCCTAATGGCTCAATCAGGAATGAGGAAGAGTTAAAACATAGCGCAAATAATGGATTGAAAATCGCGGTTGACTTATGTG AAGAAGTGAAGGCCAAGCACCCAAAAATTACATATGCTGACCTCTACCAG CTTGCTGGGGTTGTTGCAATAGAGGTCACTGGAGGTCCACCTATTGACCTTGTTCCGGGTAGAAAG GACTCAAAGCAGTCACCACCAGAAGGGCGCCTACCAGATGCCAAACTTG GTGCATCACATTTAAGGGATACTTTCTACCGTATGGGACTGTCTGACCAGGACATTGTGGTGCTATCAGGAGGCCACACATTG GGAAGGGCACATCAGGAGAGATCAGGCTTTGATGGACCCTGGACAAAGGAGCCTGCGAAGTTTGACAACTCATACTTTGT GGAACTATTGAAAGGGGAGTCAGAGGGACTGATGAAACTTCCCACAGACAAGGCTCTAGTGGAGGATCCTGGGTTCCATCACTATGTCGAACTATATGCAAAC GATAAGGATGCATTCTTCAGAGACTATGCAGTATCACACAAGAAACTATCAGAACTTGGCTTTAGCCCACCTTCTTCAGGTCAGAAGGTAGGACTTGCTCTTAGCATTGCTGCTGTCTTAGTTCTGGCAGTTGTGTGGGAGTTGACAGACCCGTTTCTCATATGGAAACAATACAATAATTAG
- the LOC112183426 gene encoding protein POLLENLESS 3-LIKE 2 — MMQDMWNAPPGFRPTKSAPSSPAKPLGVSRTRSESFHVTHKVPVGDTPYVRAKNVQLVDKDPERAIPLFWAAINSGDRVDSALKDMAIVMKQQNRAEEAIEAIKSLRHRCSDQAQESLDNILLDLYKRCGRLDDQIALLRHKLFLIQQGMAFNGKRTKTARSQGKKFQVSVEQEATRLLGNLGWALMQQNNYIEAEDAYRRALTIAPDNNKMCNLGICLMKQGRISEAKENLRRVKPAVADGPRGTDSHLKAYERAQQMLKDLESEMMNKGLDRVEQSRLFDAFLGSSSIWQPQPCRDNHHTTLPPVESVKIDEFADENINSLLLTQPRTKVLPPLGNNNALNSLNCAAQPFYSKLIPGPIGNDGSQSQCAETLKRTRSGNAANMRVTDAIEIPTKPTVELGVPENKTRRRLSLEENEENKLAQFLPDSKDFEEAIIAAVIDPTNEAAKAIGNGNNSGMFPKKIEKRLRVFQDITLSLSPRARA; from the exons ATGATGCaagatatgtggaatgctccACCGGGTTTCAGACCCACCAAATCTGCTCCTTCCTCTCCGGCCAAGCCTCTAGGAGTTTCGAGGACTCGGTCCGAGTCGTTCCATGTGACTCACAAGGTGCCAGTGGGGGACACTCCTTACGTTAGAGCCAAGAATGTTCAG CTGGTGGATAAGGATCCAGAGAGGGCTATTCCTCTGTTCTGGGCGGCCATTAATTCTGGGGATAGAGTTGACAGTGCTCTCAAGGACATGGCCATTGTGATGAAGCAACAGAATAGGGCTGAGGAAGCCATTGAAGCCATCAAGTCATTGAGACATCGATGTTCGGATCAAGCCCAGGAGTCACTTGACAACATTCTATTGGATCTTTACAAG AGATGTGGAAGATTGGATGATCAAATAGCACTTTTGAGGCACAAGTTGTTCTTGATTCAACAAGGAATGGCTTTCAATGGAAAACGTACCAAAACTGCCAGATCTCAAGGGAAGAAATTTCAAGTCTCTGTGGAACAAGAAGCCACTAGATTACTG GGGAATTTGGGGTGGGCTTTGATGCAGCAGAACAACTACATTGAAGCCGAAGATGCATACCGGCGAGCACTAACTATAGCACCAGACAACAACAAAATGTGCAATCTCGGAATCTGCTTAATGAAGCAAGGAAGAATCTCGGAGGCTAAAGAGAATCTCCGGCGAGTCAAGCCTGCCGTGGCTGATGGGCCAAGAGGAACAGATTCACATCTTAAAGCCTATGAAAGGGCGCAGCAAATGCTCAAGGACTTAGAGTCTGAGATGATGAACAAGGGTCTGGACCGGGTAGAGCAGAGCCGGCTTTTCGATGCCTTTCTTGGGTCCTCATCGATTTGGCAGCCCCAGCCTTGCAGAGACAATCACCACACCACATTGCCTCCAGTGGAATCTGTCAAAATCGATGAGTTTGCGGACGAAAACATCAACTCCTTGCTGCTAACTCAGCCCAGAACCAAAGTTCTGCCTCCCCTTGGAAACAACAACGCACTTAACTCACTGAATTGTGCTGCACAGCCTTTTTACTCAAAGCTCATTCCTGGTCCAATAGGGAATGATGGTTCTCAATCTCAATGTGCTGAGACCCTTAAGAGGACTAGGTCTGGGAATGCTGCCAATATGAGAGTGACTGATGCAATTGAGATCCCAACAAAGCCTACTGTGGAGTTGGGTGTACCGGAAAACAAGACTCGAAGAAGGCTGTCACTTGAGGAAAATGAAGAGAACAAATTGGCTCAGTTTTTGCCTGATAGCAAGGACTTTGAAGAGGCCATCATTGCTGCTGTGATTGACCCAACAAATGAAGCAGCGAAGGCGATTGGCAATGGAAACAATTCGGGGATGTTTccaaagaagattgagaagaggctCAGGGTATTTCAAGACATTACTCTCTCTTTAAGTCCGAGGGCAAGGGCCTAA